From Deltaproteobacteria bacterium, one genomic window encodes:
- a CDS encoding ABC transporter ATP-binding protein: MGISVKPFLETIDIVKVFGGLRALDGITLSVRENSITSIIGPNGSGKTTFLNCINGIYKPDGGNVRFKGKSISGLKPHIIARLGIGRTFQISRIFKKISVLENIFASVLSSEKSNEQLMAEACDILERIGMIDLKDNLGEELSGGQQKLLELVRLCISDSDLILLDEPFAGVHPELKALFYEEIKRLREHGKTFLLISHDMKSVYTLSDEIIVFDLGRIIARGSEEDIKNNEEVIEAYLGA, from the coding sequence ATGGGAATAAGCGTGAAACCGTTTCTTGAAACAATAGACATCGTAAAAGTCTTCGGGGGATTGAGGGCCCTTGATGGGATCACCCTTTCAGTCAGGGAGAATTCCATTACCTCAATCATAGGGCCCAACGGGTCCGGAAAGACAACCTTTCTCAATTGCATCAACGGCATCTATAAGCCCGATGGAGGGAACGTCAGGTTCAAGGGAAAATCAATCTCAGGCCTCAAACCCCACATAATCGCCAGGCTGGGCATAGGCCGCACCTTCCAAATTTCCAGGATCTTCAAGAAGATCTCCGTCCTGGAAAACATTTTTGCCTCCGTGCTTTCCTCCGAAAAATCAAATGAGCAGTTGATGGCTGAAGCCTGCGATATCCTTGAACGGATCGGGATGATCGATTTGAAAGACAATCTGGGAGAGGAACTTTCAGGGGGACAACAAAAACTTCTTGAATTGGTCAGGCTATGCATCTCGGATTCCGATCTCATCCTTCTTGATGAACCCTTTGCAGGGGTTCATCCCGAACTAAAGGCCCTTTTCTACGAGGAGATCAAGAGACTCCGGGAGCATGGGAAAACCTTCTTGTTGATCAGCCATGACATGAAATCCGTATATACCCTGTCTGACGAAATTATTGTGTTCGATCTTGGGAGAATCATCGCCAGAGGCTCTGAAGAAGACATTAAGAACAACGAAGAAGTCATCGAAGCCTATTTGGGAGCATAA
- a CDS encoding ABC transporter ATP-binding protein — MTVAILSAKNLTVSYYGDIDILKDVSLEAEEGLITTIIGPNGAGKSTLLKTLYGLLKPKKGSIFLKNRDITHLKVHEFIKTGIAYVPQLRSIFPDLTVFENLELGTWIFKKDKKRVSKAIDRVYERFPILAEKRKERAGLLSGGQQKMLEIGRCLLTEPGICLMDEPTATLAPKIANQIYETLIDLKNEHITIITVDQRVKQAFEISDHIYVLELGRNKINGSKKEFEGGLKEMIKGWLD, encoded by the coding sequence ATAACGGTGGCCATACTATCGGCGAAAAACCTTACGGTCTCTTATTACGGAGACATAGACATCCTCAAAGATGTCTCTCTCGAAGCGGAAGAAGGTTTGATTACAACCATTATCGGCCCCAACGGGGCAGGCAAATCAACACTGCTGAAGACCCTTTATGGCTTGTTGAAGCCAAAAAAGGGCTCAATCTTCCTGAAGAACAGGGACATCACCCATCTCAAGGTACATGAATTCATCAAAACCGGTATCGCCTATGTTCCTCAACTGAGAAGCATTTTTCCGGATCTCACGGTCTTTGAGAATCTGGAACTCGGAACATGGATCTTCAAAAAAGACAAAAAAAGGGTAAGCAAGGCCATTGATCGTGTATATGAGCGGTTTCCGATTCTGGCGGAAAAGCGGAAAGAAAGGGCGGGCCTCCTGAGCGGAGGACAGCAGAAGATGCTGGAGATCGGACGGTGCCTCCTCACCGAGCCCGGCATCTGCCTGATGGATGAACCCACGGCGACCCTAGCCCCCAAGATTGCCAACCAAATCTATGAGACACTGATTGATCTGAAAAATGAGCACATCACCATCATCACGGTGGATCAACGGGTGAAACAGGCCTTCGAGATATCTGACCATATCTATGTCCTGGAATTGGGAAGGAACAAGATCAACGGATCCAAGAAGGAATTCGAAGGAGGACTCAAGGAAATGATTAAGGGGTGGCTGGATTAA